In Streptomyces sp. SID8374, one genomic interval encodes:
- a CDS encoding formimidoylglutamate deiminase has protein sequence MQLTNRTAETARTAGGPVTATYWMDHAWLGTHVEPDVTVEVADGRIAGVRTGVRTPPPGATVLRGLTLPGLANAHSHAFHRALRATVQVGSGTFWTWRELMYQVASRLTPDTYFDLARATYAEMALAGITSVGEFHYLHHAPGGTPYANPNAMGEALIAAAAEAGIRITLLDTAYLAAGFGEKPNRHQLRFSDTTADAWAERASLLKGDDHTLIGAAIHSVRAVPADQLATVAAWAEERGAPLHVHLSEQTAENDACRAAHGRTPTRLLADHGVLGPRTTGIHNTHLTEEDIALLGSSTTGTCMCPTTERDLADGIGPAAALQKAGSPLSLGSDSHAVIDLFEEARAMELNERLRTHIRGHWTAAALLRAASADGHAALGRPDAGVLEPGAPADLTTVALDSVRTAGPVPRLAAETAVFAASAADVRHTVVAGRHIVRDGRHALIEDVPGALAAAVASLHH, from the coding sequence GTGCAGCTGACGAACCGGACCGCTGAGACGGCACGGACGGCGGGCGGGCCCGTCACCGCGACGTACTGGATGGACCACGCCTGGCTCGGGACCCATGTGGAGCCCGACGTCACGGTGGAGGTCGCCGACGGCCGGATCGCCGGGGTCAGGACCGGCGTCCGGACGCCCCCGCCCGGCGCCACCGTGCTGCGCGGCCTGACCCTCCCGGGCCTGGCCAACGCCCACTCCCACGCCTTCCACCGGGCCCTGCGCGCCACCGTCCAGGTGGGCTCCGGCACCTTCTGGACCTGGCGCGAGCTGATGTACCAGGTGGCGTCCCGGCTCACCCCGGACACCTACTTCGACCTGGCCCGCGCCACGTACGCGGAGATGGCCCTGGCCGGCATCACCTCCGTCGGCGAATTCCACTATCTGCACCACGCGCCCGGCGGCACGCCCTACGCCAACCCCAACGCCATGGGCGAGGCGCTGATCGCGGCGGCGGCCGAGGCGGGCATCCGGATCACCCTGCTGGACACCGCCTACCTGGCCGCCGGCTTCGGCGAGAAGCCCAACCGGCACCAGCTGCGCTTCTCCGACACCACCGCCGACGCCTGGGCCGAGCGCGCCTCCCTCCTCAAGGGCGACGACCACACCCTGATCGGCGCGGCCATCCACTCCGTCCGCGCGGTCCCGGCCGACCAGCTGGCCACCGTCGCCGCGTGGGCCGAGGAGCGGGGCGCCCCGCTCCATGTCCACCTCTCCGAGCAGACGGCGGAGAACGACGCCTGCCGGGCCGCCCACGGCCGCACCCCCACCCGGCTCCTGGCCGACCACGGGGTCCTCGGCCCGCGCACCACCGGCATCCACAACACGCATCTGACGGAGGAGGACATCGCGCTGCTCGGCTCCTCCACCACCGGCACCTGCATGTGCCCCACGACGGAGCGCGACCTCGCCGACGGCATCGGCCCGGCCGCGGCCCTCCAAAAGGCCGGCTCGCCGCTCTCGCTGGGCAGCGACAGCCACGCCGTCATCGACCTCTTCGAGGAGGCGCGGGCGATGGAGCTCAACGAGCGGCTGCGCACCCACATCCGGGGCCACTGGACGGCCGCCGCCCTGCTGAGGGCCGCCTCCGCCGACGGGCACGCCGCACTCGGCCGCCCCGACGCGGGCGTCCTGGAACCGGGCGCCCCCGCCGACCTGACGACCGTCGCCCTGGACTCCGTCAGAACAGCGGGACCGGTGCCCCGGCTGGCAGCGGAGACCGCCGTATTCGCCGCCTCCGCCGCTGATGTGCGGCACACGGTCGTGGCAGGGCGTCACATCGTCCGCGACGGCCGTCACGCACTGATCGAGGACGTGCCCGGAGCGCTCGCGGCAGCCGTGGCCTCCCTGCACCACTGA
- a CDS encoding allantoate amidohydrolase → MWRELAPVGRHPDSGGYRRYAWSAADLECRAWFRAQAEARGLAYEADRNGNQWAWLGDPLAGDAVVTGSHLDSVPDGGAFDGPLGVVSSFAALDELHSRGAEFTRPLAITNFGDEEGARFGLACVGSRLAAGQLTVADAHRLRDADGIALPAAMESAGYDPEAIGPDPERLARIGAFVELHVEQGRALDLTGDPVGIASAIWPHGRWRFDFRGEANHAGTTRLADRRDPMLTYAETVLAARREAELTGALATFGKIAVEPNGVNAIPSLVRGWLDSRAADQATLDAVVTGIEAAAREYAERAGIDLGVVRESFTPVVEFEHALRDELAKILEGTGDTGRAVPVLGTGAGHDAGILSASVPTAMLFVRNPTGISHSPAEHAAEDDCTAGVRALADVLEGLACS, encoded by the coding sequence ATGTGGCGCGAGCTGGCACCCGTCGGGCGCCACCCCGACAGCGGCGGCTACCGGCGTTACGCCTGGTCGGCGGCGGACCTGGAGTGCCGGGCCTGGTTCCGGGCGCAGGCCGAGGCGCGCGGGCTCGCCTATGAGGCCGACCGCAACGGCAACCAGTGGGCCTGGCTCGGCGACCCCCTGGCCGGCGACGCCGTCGTCACCGGCTCGCACCTGGACTCCGTACCGGACGGCGGCGCCTTCGACGGGCCGCTGGGTGTGGTCTCCTCCTTCGCCGCACTCGACGAACTCCACAGCAGAGGAGCGGAGTTCACCCGCCCCCTCGCCATCACCAACTTCGGTGACGAGGAGGGCGCCCGCTTCGGTCTCGCCTGCGTCGGGTCCCGGCTCGCCGCCGGACAGCTCACCGTCGCCGACGCCCACCGCCTGAGGGACGCGGACGGGATCGCCCTGCCCGCCGCCATGGAGAGCGCCGGATACGACCCCGAGGCCATCGGCCCGGACCCCGAACGGCTCGCCCGGATCGGTGCGTTCGTCGAACTCCATGTGGAGCAGGGCCGCGCCCTCGACCTGACCGGCGACCCCGTCGGCATCGCCTCCGCCATCTGGCCGCACGGCCGCTGGCGGTTCGACTTCCGGGGCGAGGCCAACCACGCGGGCACCACCCGCCTGGCCGACCGCCGCGACCCGATGCTCACGTACGCCGAGACCGTGCTCGCCGCCCGCCGCGAGGCCGAACTCACCGGCGCCCTCGCCACCTTCGGCAAGATCGCCGTCGAACCCAACGGCGTCAACGCCATCCCCTCCCTCGTCCGTGGCTGGCTGGACTCCCGCGCCGCCGACCAGGCCACCCTGGACGCCGTCGTCACCGGGATCGAGGCCGCTGCCCGCGAGTACGCCGAGCGGGCCGGGATCGACCTCGGCGTCGTACGCGAATCGTTCACGCCCGTGGTCGAGTTCGAGCACGCCCTGCGCGACGAGCTCGCCAAGATCCTGGAGGGGACCGGCGACACGGGGCGCGCGGTCCCCGTCCTGGGCACCGGCGCGGGCCACGATGCGGGTATTTTGTCCGCTTCGGTGCCCACCGCCATGCTCTTCGTACGGAACCCCACCGGAATCTCGCACTCTCCGGCCGAGCACGCCGCCGAGGACGACTGCACGGCCGGGGTGCGGGCACTCGCCGACGTACTGGAAGGTCTCGCGTGCAGCTGA
- the hutU gene encoding urocanate hydratase, translating into MSGPRPVRAPRGSALSTLGWQQEAALRMLQNNLDPEVAEHPDKLVVYGGTGKAARDWRSFDAMVRTLRTLKQDETMLVQSGRPVGVMQTHEWAPRVLIANSNLVGDWANWEEFRRLEALGLTMYGQMTAGSWIYIGTQGILQGTYETFAAVAAKQFGGSLAGTITLTAGLGGMGGAQPLAVTMNDGVAICIDCDPRAIERRIEHRFLDVRADNLEHALQLAVEARDTRRPLSIGLLGNAAELLPRMLAEGAPVDIVTDQTSAHDPLAYLPVGVDFDDMATLAAEKPADFTQRARESMARHVEAMVGFMDAGAEVFDYGNSIRGEAQLAGYDRAFDFPGFVPAYIRPLFCEGKGPFRWAALSGEASDIHKTDKAMLELFPENESLHRWIKMAGERVHFQGLPARICWLGYGERDKAGERFNDMVASGELAAPLAIGRDHLDCGSVASPYRETEAMLDGSDAIADWPLLNAMVNVASGASWVSLHHGGGVGMGRSIHAGQVTVADGTELAGEKIRRVLTNDPGMGVIRHVDAGYDIAESVAEDKGVRVPMTEAN; encoded by the coding sequence ATGTCAGGACCCCGCCCCGTACGAGCGCCGCGCGGCAGCGCCCTCAGCACCCTGGGATGGCAGCAGGAAGCCGCCCTGCGCATGCTCCAGAACAACCTGGACCCCGAGGTCGCCGAACACCCCGACAAGCTCGTCGTCTACGGCGGCACGGGCAAGGCGGCCCGCGACTGGCGCTCGTTCGACGCGATGGTCCGGACCCTCCGGACGCTCAAGCAGGACGAGACGATGCTCGTCCAGTCGGGGCGGCCGGTCGGTGTCATGCAGACCCACGAGTGGGCGCCGCGCGTGCTCATCGCCAACTCCAACCTGGTCGGCGACTGGGCGAACTGGGAGGAGTTCCGCCGCCTGGAGGCGCTCGGCCTCACCATGTACGGCCAGATGACCGCCGGGTCCTGGATCTACATCGGCACCCAGGGCATCCTCCAGGGCACCTACGAGACCTTCGCCGCCGTCGCCGCCAAGCAGTTCGGCGGGTCCCTGGCGGGGACGATCACTCTGACCGCCGGGCTCGGCGGCATGGGCGGCGCCCAGCCGCTCGCCGTCACCATGAACGACGGCGTCGCCATCTGTATCGACTGCGACCCGCGCGCCATCGAACGCCGCATCGAACACCGCTTCCTGGACGTCAGGGCGGACAACCTGGAGCACGCCCTCCAGCTCGCCGTCGAGGCCCGCGACACCCGCCGCCCCCTCTCCATCGGCCTCCTCGGCAACGCGGCCGAGCTGCTGCCCCGGATGCTCGCCGAGGGCGCGCCGGTCGACATCGTCACGGACCAGACCAGCGCCCACGACCCGCTGGCCTACCTCCCGGTCGGCGTCGACTTCGACGACATGGCCACCCTCGCCGCCGAGAAGCCCGCCGACTTCACCCAGCGCGCCCGCGAGTCCATGGCCCGCCATGTCGAGGCCATGGTCGGCTTCATGGACGCCGGGGCCGAGGTCTTCGACTACGGCAACTCCATCCGCGGCGAGGCCCAGCTCGCCGGGTACGACCGCGCCTTCGACTTCCCCGGCTTCGTCCCCGCCTACATCCGCCCCCTCTTCTGCGAGGGCAAGGGCCCCTTCCGCTGGGCCGCCCTCTCCGGCGAGGCGTCCGACATCCACAAGACCGACAAGGCGATGCTGGAGCTCTTCCCGGAGAACGAGTCGCTGCACCGCTGGATCAAGATGGCCGGCGAACGCGTCCACTTCCAGGGCCTGCCCGCCCGCATCTGCTGGCTCGGCTACGGCGAGCGCGACAAGGCCGGCGAGCGCTTCAACGACATGGTCGCCAGCGGTGAACTGGCCGCCCCGCTGGCCATCGGCCGCGACCACCTGGACTGCGGCTCGGTCGCCTCCCCGTACCGCGAGACCGAGGCCATGCTGGACGGCTCCGACGCCATCGCCGACTGGCCGCTCCTGAACGCCATGGTCAACGTCGCCTCCGGCGCCTCCTGGGTCTCCCTCCACCACGGCGGCGGCGTCGGCATGGGCCGCTCCATCCACGCGGGCCAGGTCACCGTCGCGGACGGCACCGAGCTCGCGGGCGAGAAGATCCGCCGCGTCCTGACGAACGACCCCGGCATGGGCGTCATCCGCCACGTCGACGCGGGCTACGACATCGCGGAGTCGGTCGCCGAGGACAAGGGCGTACGCGTCCCGATGACGGAGGCCAACTGA
- a CDS encoding APC family permease: MSTPGTPAPAAPEASPPLKRALGPKLLILFVVGDILGTGIYATTGDVAGKVGGALWLPFAIGFVVAMLTAASYVELVGKYPKAAGAALYTQKAFKVPFLTFVIAFMVMCSGLSSASAAARAFSGDYLGEFTDAVPPTLIAILFILALAAINLRGVSESVKANVVLTLVEVSGLAVILAIGAYAVLGGEGEPSRLTQIETGGTGYALLTGVLGATALGFFAFVGFEDSVNMAEETKDPARNFPRAIFIGVAVTGTIYILVALVSSLLVDSRTLAESSGPLLEVVKAGGVDFPPKLFALIALFAVTNSALINLMMASRLCYGMANERILPPGMGKVLAGRRTPWVGIVFVSVLAIGLVSTGEIEGLGDTTSFLLLCVFGVVNIAVLVLRKDRVDHHHFRTPTALPVLGAITSLILASPLADRGADVYVRAGVLLLIGIGLWAVNKAVMTAAEKSGGDAA; encoded by the coding sequence ATGAGCACGCCCGGCACACCCGCACCCGCAGCCCCCGAGGCGTCGCCGCCGCTCAAGCGGGCCCTCGGCCCCAAGCTGCTGATCCTCTTCGTGGTCGGCGACATCCTCGGCACCGGCATCTACGCCACCACCGGCGATGTGGCGGGCAAGGTGGGCGGGGCGCTCTGGCTGCCGTTCGCGATCGGGTTCGTCGTGGCCATGCTGACGGCGGCCTCGTACGTGGAGCTCGTCGGCAAGTACCCGAAGGCGGCCGGGGCCGCGCTCTACACCCAGAAGGCGTTCAAGGTCCCCTTCCTCACCTTCGTCATCGCCTTCATGGTGATGTGCTCGGGGCTCTCCTCGGCGAGTGCGGCGGCCCGGGCGTTCAGCGGCGACTACCTGGGTGAATTCACCGACGCCGTACCGCCGACGCTCATCGCGATCCTCTTCATCCTCGCGCTGGCCGCGATCAACCTGCGCGGGGTCTCCGAGTCGGTGAAGGCGAACGTCGTGCTGACCCTGGTGGAGGTCAGCGGCCTCGCGGTGATCCTGGCGATCGGCGCGTACGCCGTACTGGGCGGTGAGGGCGAGCCCTCCCGGCTGACCCAGATCGAGACCGGCGGGACCGGATACGCCCTGCTCACCGGCGTGCTCGGCGCCACCGCGCTCGGCTTCTTCGCCTTCGTCGGCTTCGAGGACTCGGTCAACATGGCCGAGGAGACCAAGGACCCCGCCCGCAACTTCCCCCGGGCCATCTTCATCGGCGTGGCCGTCACCGGCACCATCTACATCCTGGTCGCGCTGGTCTCCTCGCTCCTGGTCGACTCCCGCACCCTGGCGGAGTCCAGCGGTCCGCTGCTGGAAGTGGTGAAGGCGGGCGGCGTCGATTTTCCGCCGAAACTCTTCGCGCTGATCGCTCTCTTCGCGGTCACCAACTCGGCCTTGATCAACCTGATGATGGCCTCCCGGCTCTGCTACGGCATGGCCAACGAACGCATCCTCCCGCCCGGGATGGGCAAGGTGCTGGCGGGCCGGCGGACCCCCTGGGTCGGCATCGTCTTCGTCTCCGTCCTGGCGATCGGCCTGGTCTCCACCGGCGAGATCGAGGGGCTCGGCGACACCACCTCCTTCCTGCTGCTCTGCGTCTTCGGCGTGGTCAACATCGCCGTACTGGTACTGCGCAAGGACCGGGTGGACCACCACCACTTCCGTACGCCGACCGCCCTGCCGGTCCTCGGTGCGATCACCTCGCTGATCCTGGCGAGCCCGCTCGCCGACCGGGGCGCCGACGTCTACGTACGCGCCGGGGTCCTGCTGCTGATCGGCATCGGGCTGTGGGCGGTGAACAAGGCGGTGATGACGGCCGCGGAGAAGTCCGGCGGCGACGCGGCCTGA
- a CDS encoding helix-turn-helix domain-containing protein has protein sequence MSAIAADPGAPGTDRLPVLSPMLQRLAAERATGALMRDRGTLYLADGQVVHAESPATPGIDVLLTTGGTLRHEGWWDAVAQAGAGQRVGRYLVDSGHVPGGALELCHLGALYDAAFFALAPTGTPARFRYGVSHWIGPVRPVPVAAVQRETLRRRELLDRIWPDAACDAAPVMRTAAHTGDSPVPARQRAVLELADGVRTASDIAQALGRSAFHILVDLRRLAAAGLVEAVRAQPLPAASAPGRITLPEVTADPDIALLRRLRDALEAL, from the coding sequence ATGAGTGCGATAGCCGCCGACCCCGGCGCCCCCGGGACGGACCGGCTCCCGGTCCTCTCCCCGATGCTCCAGCGCCTCGCCGCCGAACGGGCCACCGGCGCCCTGATGCGCGACCGCGGCACGCTCTACCTCGCCGACGGCCAGGTGGTGCACGCCGAGAGCCCCGCCACCCCCGGGATCGACGTGCTCCTCACCACCGGCGGCACCCTGCGGCACGAGGGGTGGTGGGACGCGGTGGCGCAGGCCGGGGCCGGACAGCGGGTCGGCCGCTACCTCGTGGACAGCGGCCATGTGCCGGGCGGCGCACTGGAGTTGTGCCACCTGGGCGCGCTGTACGACGCCGCGTTCTTCGCCCTCGCCCCGACCGGGACGCCCGCCCGCTTCCGTTACGGGGTGTCCCACTGGATCGGCCCGGTGCGGCCGGTCCCGGTGGCCGCCGTCCAGCGCGAGACCCTGCGGAGACGGGAGCTGCTGGACCGGATCTGGCCCGACGCCGCCTGCGACGCCGCCCCCGTGATGCGGACGGCCGCGCACACCGGCGACAGCCCCGTACCCGCCCGTCAGCGCGCGGTGCTGGAGCTGGCCGACGGGGTGCGTACGGCCTCCGACATCGCCCAGGCACTGGGCCGTTCGGCGTTCCACATCCTGGTCGACCTGCGGCGGCTCGCCGCGGCCGGCCTGGTGGAGGCGGTCCGCGCGCAGCCGCTGCCCGCCGCCTCGGCACCCGGCCGGATCACGCTCCCCGAGGTGACGGCCGACCCCGATATCGCCCTGCTGCGCCGGCTCCGAGACGCATTGGAGGCCCTGTGA
- a CDS encoding roadblock/LC7 domain-containing protein, which yields MVPEAETRGVLDELQRLRARVPLLGGALAASTDGLVLAHDTPGIEAEGVAALTAAALGVSIRMTEATGRGGFRELLVRGESGYIATYAAGSSAVLTLLAEDRINVGRLHLEGRRAGARIGELVDTALERAERTPPMPRTAPSRGAPNRTLPQRPT from the coding sequence ATGGTTCCCGAGGCCGAGACGCGCGGTGTCCTCGACGAGCTCCAGCGGTTACGGGCCCGGGTCCCCCTCCTCGGCGGGGCGCTGGCCGCCTCCACCGACGGCCTGGTCCTGGCCCACGACACCCCCGGCATCGAGGCCGAGGGCGTCGCCGCCCTCACCGCCGCCGCGCTCGGCGTCTCGATCCGGATGACGGAGGCCACCGGCCGCGGCGGCTTCCGGGAGCTCCTGGTCCGCGGTGAGAGCGGCTACATCGCCACCTACGCCGCCGGCTCATCCGCCGTCCTGACCCTGCTGGCCGAGGACCGCATCAACGTCGGCCGGCTCCATCTGGAGGGCCGCCGCGCGGGCGCCCGGATCGGCGAACTCGTCGACACCGCCCTGGAACGAGCCGAGCGCACGCCCCCCATGCCCCGCACCGCACCGTCGCGCGGCGCCCCCAACCGCACGCTCCCGCAGCGCCCGACGTAA
- a CDS encoding MurR/RpiR family transcriptional regulator codes for MSGSSPAARLQQLFEGHRLTPTQRRIAHCMVRRAADAPFLSSVELAELAGVSQPSVTRFAVALGFDGYPALRRHLREVAPPDAEQEEAGETYNEYQQAVRAEIENLQHLSELLADPAPVERAGRLLATSRPLPVLGLRAASSQARGFGYFAAKVHPDVRVLDEGGSMLLDRIDSARRAGATALMCFALPRHPKECVEALAYAGEQGLTVVTVADSAFAPVAKHSDLLLPAAIGSGLSFDTVCAPMLLGRVLLEAMCDELPDAQARLEEFDVRAAARGLFVE; via the coding sequence ATGAGTGGGAGCAGCCCCGCCGCGCGGTTGCAGCAGCTCTTCGAGGGGCACCGGCTCACGCCCACCCAGCGGCGCATCGCGCACTGCATGGTCCGCCGGGCGGCCGACGCGCCGTTCCTCTCCAGCGTCGAGCTGGCCGAGCTCGCCGGGGTCAGCCAGCCCTCCGTCACCCGCTTCGCCGTCGCCCTCGGCTTCGACGGCTACCCGGCGCTCCGCCGCCACCTGCGCGAGGTCGCACCCCCCGACGCGGAGCAGGAGGAGGCGGGGGAGACGTACAACGAGTACCAGCAGGCCGTCCGCGCCGAGATCGAGAACCTCCAGCACCTCTCGGAGCTCCTCGCCGACCCCGCACCCGTGGAGCGGGCGGGCCGCCTGCTGGCCACCTCCCGGCCGCTGCCCGTGCTGGGACTGCGGGCGGCCTCCTCGCAGGCGCGCGGGTTCGGCTACTTCGCCGCCAAGGTCCACCCCGACGTCCGGGTGCTGGACGAGGGCGGCTCCATGCTCCTGGACCGGATCGACTCCGCCCGCCGCGCCGGCGCCACCGCCCTGATGTGCTTCGCGCTGCCCCGCCACCCCAAGGAGTGCGTGGAGGCGCTGGCGTACGCCGGGGAGCAGGGGCTCACCGTCGTGACCGTCGCCGACTCCGCCTTCGCCCCGGTCGCCAAACACAGCGACCTGCTCCTCCCGGCCGCCATCGGCTCCGGGCTCTCCTTCGACACCGTCTGCGCGCCGATGCTGCTGGGCCGGGTGCTGCTGGAGGCGATGTGCGACGAACTGCCCGACGCCCAGGCACGGCTGGAGGAGTTCGACGTACGGGCGGCGGCGCGGGGCCTGTTCGTGGAGTGA
- a CDS encoding cystathionine beta-synthase, with the protein MQFHDSLITLVGNTPLVRLRNVTAGIQATVLAKVEYFNPGGSVKDRIALRMIEAAEQSGELKPGGTIIEPTSGNTGVGLAIVAQQKGYKCIFVCPDKVSTDKINVLRAYGAEVVVCPSAVDPEHPDSYYNVSDRLVAETPGSWKPDQYSNPNNPRSHYETTGPELWEQTEGKITHFVAGVGTGGTITGTGRYLKEISNGAVKVIGTDPEGSVYSGGSGRPYLVEGVGEDFWPSAYDASVTDEIVAVSDKDTFQMTRRLAKEEGLLVGGSCGMAVVGALEVARRLGPDDVVVVLLPDSGRGYLSKIFNDEWMADYGFLEDTSSSPQVSAVLNFKEGPLPSLVHMHPDETVGEAIDVLREYGVSQMPIVKPGAGHPDVMAAEVIGSVVERQLLDALFTQRASLSDPLEKHMSAPLPQVGSGEPVEDLMAALSGADGADAAIVLVEGKPKGVVSRQDVLAFLAKDAGATKA; encoded by the coding sequence GTGCAATTCCACGATTCGCTGATCACTCTTGTCGGCAACACCCCGCTGGTGAGGCTGCGCAACGTCACGGCAGGTATCCAGGCGACCGTCCTGGCCAAGGTCGAGTACTTCAACCCCGGCGGGTCGGTGAAGGACCGCATCGCCCTGCGCATGATCGAGGCGGCCGAGCAGAGCGGCGAGCTCAAGCCCGGCGGCACGATCATCGAGCCGACCAGCGGCAACACGGGCGTCGGCCTCGCGATCGTCGCCCAGCAGAAGGGCTACAAGTGCATCTTCGTCTGCCCGGACAAGGTGTCCACGGACAAGATCAACGTGCTGCGCGCGTACGGAGCCGAGGTCGTCGTCTGCCCCAGCGCGGTTGACCCGGAGCACCCGGACTCGTACTACAACGTCTCCGACCGCCTGGTCGCCGAGACGCCGGGCTCCTGGAAGCCGGACCAGTACTCCAACCCGAACAACCCGCGCTCGCACTACGAGACCACCGGTCCCGAGCTGTGGGAGCAGACGGAGGGGAAGATCACCCACTTCGTCGCGGGCGTCGGCACCGGCGGCACGATCACCGGCACCGGGCGCTACCTCAAGGAGATCAGCAACGGCGCCGTCAAGGTCATCGGCACCGACCCGGAGGGCTCGGTCTACTCCGGCGGCTCCGGCCGGCCGTACCTGGTCGAGGGCGTCGGCGAGGACTTCTGGCCCTCCGCCTACGACGCGAGCGTCACCGACGAGATCGTCGCGGTCTCCGACAAGGACACCTTCCAGATGACCCGCCGCCTCGCCAAGGAGGAGGGCCTCCTCGTCGGCGGCTCCTGCGGCATGGCGGTCGTCGGGGCCCTGGAGGTCGCCAGGCGGCTCGGCCCGGACGACGTCGTCGTGGTGCTGCTGCCCGACAGCGGCCGCGGCTACCTCAGCAAGATCTTCAACGACGAGTGGATGGCCGACTACGGCTTCCTGGAGGACACCAGCTCCTCCCCGCAGGTCAGCGCGGTGCTGAACTTCAAGGAGGGCCCGCTGCCCTCCCTCGTCCACATGCACCCGGACGAGACGGTCGGCGAGGCGATCGACGTCCTGCGCGAGTACGGCGTCTCCCAGATGCCGATCGTGAAGCCGGGCGCCGGACACCCCGACGTGATGGCCGCCGAGGTCATCGGCTCCGTCGTGGAGCGGCAGCTGCTGGACGCCCTGTTCACCCAGCGCGCCTCGCTCAGCGACCCGCTGGAGAAGCACATGTCGGCCCCGCTGCCTCAGGTCGGCTCGGGTGAGCCGGTCGAGGACCTGATGGCCGCGCTCAGCGGTGCCGATGGTGCCGACGCGGCGATCGTGCTGGTCGAGGGCAAGCCGAAGGGCGTCGTGAGCAGGCAGGACGTGCTGGCGTTCCTCGCGAAGGACGCCGGGGCCACGAAAGCCTGA
- a CDS encoding SGNH/GDSL hydrolase family protein, protein MARRIAAGAAYGGGSIGLIGAAAVGVFLAEVQLAKRQVGGGTAPVPPSADGRYGVAFAGPNDPLRLGMLGDSTAAGQGVRRAGQTPGALLASGLAAVAERPVDLRNVALPGARSDDLERQVSLLLADPARTPDVCVIMIGANDVTHRMPATQSVRCLTTAVRRLRTAGAEVVVGTCPDLGTIEPVYQPLRWLARRVSRQLAAAQTIGSVEQGGRTVSLGDLLGPEFAANPRELFGPDNYHPSAEGYATAAMAVLPTLCAVLGLWPESDRLDGSRREDILPVAKAASQAAREAGTEVTGARAPWALLKHRRRRRLPASTDTEPAAPHPHPDTAHGHT, encoded by the coding sequence GTGGCACGGCGGATCGCGGCGGGCGCGGCTTACGGCGGTGGCAGCATCGGACTGATCGGTGCGGCGGCCGTCGGCGTGTTCCTGGCAGAGGTCCAGCTCGCGAAGAGGCAGGTGGGCGGCGGTACGGCGCCGGTTCCGCCGAGCGCGGACGGGCGGTACGGGGTGGCGTTCGCCGGCCCGAACGACCCGTTGCGGCTCGGGATGCTCGGGGATTCGACGGCGGCGGGCCAGGGGGTGCGGCGGGCCGGGCAGACCCCGGGGGCGCTGCTCGCCTCGGGGCTGGCGGCGGTGGCCGAGCGGCCGGTGGACCTGCGGAACGTGGCCCTGCCGGGGGCCAGGTCGGACGATCTGGAGCGGCAGGTCTCGCTGCTGCTGGCGGACCCGGCCCGCACCCCGGACGTCTGCGTGATCATGATCGGGGCGAACGACGTCACCCACCGGATGCCCGCCACCCAGTCGGTGCGCTGTCTGACGACGGCGGTGCGCAGGCTGCGGACGGCGGGGGCGGAGGTGGTCGTGGGGACCTGCCCCGACCTGGGCACGATCGAACCGGTCTACCAGCCGCTGCGGTGGCTGGCCCGGCGGGTGAGCAGGCAGCTGGCGGCGGCGCAGACGATCGGCTCGGTGGAGCAGGGCGGGCGGACGGTGTCGCTGGGCGACCTGCTGGGCCCGGAGTTCGCGGCGAACCCGCGCGAGCTGTTCGGGCCGGACAACTACCACCCCTCCGCCGAGGGGTACGCGACGGCGGCGATGGCGGTGCTGCCGACCCTGTGCGCGGTGCTGGGCCTGTGGCCGGAGTCGGACCGGCTGGACGGCTCGCGCCGCGAGGACATCCTCCCGGTGGCCAAGGCGGCCTCCCAGGCGGCCCGCGAGGCCGGTACGGAGGTCACGGGGGCCCGCGCCCCCTGGGCCCTCCTCAAGCACCGCAGGCGGCGGCGCCTGCCCGCCTCCACGGATACGGAACCGGCGGCGCCCCATCCGCACCCGGACACGGCGCACGGGCACACATAG